ctcggtaaaaggacgacccggagttgtaccttgaccttatgacaactagaaccggatacttaatgaaacacacccttccaagtgccagatataacccggtgatcgctctctaacagggcgacgaggaggggatcgccgggtaggattatgctatgcgatgctacttggtgaacttgcCATCTACCCttttctacatgctgcaagatggaggtggccagaagcgtagtcttcgacaggattagctacccccctcttattctggcattctgcagttcagtccatcgatatggccctttacacatatacccatgcatatgtagtgtagctccttgcttgcgagtactttggatgagtactcacggttgcttttctccctcttttccccctttcccttctacctagttgtcgcaaccagatgctggagcccaggagccagacgccaccgtcgacgacgactcctactacaccggaggtgcctactactacgtgcaggccgctgacgacgaccaggagtagttaggaggatcccaggcaggaggcatgcgcctctttcgatctgtatcccagtttgtgctagccttcttaaggcaaacttgtttaacttatgtctgtactcagatattgttgcttccgctgactcgtctatgatcgagcacttgtattcgagccctcgagtcccctggcttgtattatgatgcttgtatgacttatttatgttttagagttgtgttgtgatatcttcccgtgagtccctgatcttgatcgtacacgtttgcgtgcatgattagtgtacgattgaatcggggacGTCACACAAAGTACTGGAATTGCCATCataaaaaaaaactaaaattgccaggctctacaaactaaaattgccacatggcaactttagtttaagcactatggcaattacagtgtaaacatcatggcaacttttgggAAAAAAAAATTCGTccaaacatatcaacatggggtctggttttgaagatctcgtcgagacggatttaatggtgaaaacggatttttaattCAATTTTTAATTatgagataaaacatttttaagccgaaaaccaaaaagatttctgctgatgtcatctgttcatattcatacatggcaaaatgagtggtgATGGAGGCGTGTGGACGATGTGCGTGGGCGTTTGCTTTTCCTATTTTTTAATGATCAAGGAACAGTCCACCTCCCCTTATATGAAGGGGGAGTTGGATCTCTCCTAATTGGACACAGGGGAAGTATATCTGAATCAGACATGTTCAGCATTCAGCATTGTCAGCACGTGACATGTTGTCTTTGCTTAGGAGACGTGGAATGGAAGAGTTTGCGTGTTGCCTTTGAACGTTGGAGCTCAGAGCGTGCCTTGCACACCATTTTTCTCAGTTTCTCTTACAGAAACCCTGCTGCTACAGACACACACAGACAGACAGTGAATTCACTTTGCTCCGCATTAATGcggcaaaaaaaaaaagaagatCAATTTACACAAGTCTGGCTTCGATGCATTTGCAGAACTCACTCAATGTCAGCACGCCGTGGATGAGCCGCCAGCATGTGGAACAGCAGCTCGCTCCACAGGTCGATCGGCCCCGGCAAGCACCAGTGCAGGCAGTCCACCACGAAGCTCCCCTCCACGCTCCCGCCCGGCGGGTGCCCGTACCGGCTCGGGTGCCCGTCCGGACGCAGCTCCATCGCCCCCGTGATGTCCAGCAGCCGCAGCTCCGCGCCGCTCCGGTTCCGCCGCCATGCCGCCTCGGTCTCCCTCAGCGCGTCAACCTGCGCACGCACAGCCCAAAGACGAACCATCAGCGGACCGCGTCACCAGCCACTCGCGTCACGTCTCCGCGTTTGCAACCAATTTTCTTGTTGCCGCGTCGAGAAAGAGAGAGGGGCATGCGTATGGCGCTGCATGCATGGTTTCCGTTTCCCACCTGCGCGGCGCGGAACTCGGCCACGACGGCGTCGCGGGCGCGCTCGCCGCGGCGGAGCGGCCGCGTGCGCACGCAGTCGCCGCCGGTGTTCCACTCCCCGTTCTCGAAGTGCGCGGGCGTGACCGTCCGGACCACGGCCTTGCCGCGGAACCCCTCGCGGGCCGCGATGGCGCCGAGCGCCGTGCGGAACGCGGCGCGCACCGCGCCGGAGACGGGCGTCTCGGTCGCGTTGTGGGCGCCGCTGGCGCCGCCGTTGCGCCCGACGGCCCGGCCACCCTCGTAGTACACCGAGGGGCGGAAGAACCAGTTGGTGCCGGACAGGACGATGTAGTCGAAGTCGGCGATGTgcgccgcccaccgggcgtccGGCGTGTCGAGGTGCACGTCCCACAGGCCCAGGCCGAACGCCGCGTTCGAGAGGTTGGCCTTGACCAGGAAGGGCGACCAGAAGAGCGAGACGTTGAACCCGTGGCTGCCGTAGTGGAAGTCTCGCCGGACGGCCCTCCCCGTCACGTCCGTCTCCGTCGTGGTGACGAGCTCCACCGGCTCTGGCACCTGCAACATGTTCAAACGCCAGTTGCATCAGCAGCTAGCAGCTATAGAAGTGGACGATCGGCGTGCCATGCATGATTCGCGGACATGCTATTCCCGTGCCATCGACTTGCCGAGAGATGTGGCGTGTACGTACCTGGGACAGGATGCAGAGCAGAGACTTGACGTGGTTCCTGGCGAGCGAATCCCCGACGAAGGCCATGGACTTGCCCCTCATGGCCTCCAAGAACCGCCCGGCGTCGAAGCGGGGAAGGTCGCAGCCGTCAGGCTTCCACCGCCAGCGCATGATGTCGAGACCGCCCGGCTTGCCGAACTTCatgcagttctggaggtcgtcgATGAACGGGCACGTCAGGTTGGTGTAGTACGGCGGCTCGTCGTCCGGCACCCACTGGCCCCGCGTCAGGTCGCAGGCGCCAGTGGGCGAGGAGTTGGTCGGGGACGCCGAAGATGACGAGGAGGAGTTGGGCGGAGACGCCGACGACGATGACGATGGTAAGGTTGCCGCCGGGATCGTGGGAGACGCGGAGGTGGTCGCCGGAAACGACGGCGCCGACGATGAAGCGGAGGAGGCGCGGCGTATGTACTGGTAGTAACTGTCGGCGAAGTTGAAATCGTAGAGCGAGACGACGGCGAGGGCTAGCAGGAGGAGGATCGGCGTGGCAACAGCAACGGAGATCTTGCGCGAGAAGGGGTTGCTCTTGTGGGGCTTCATGGTCGAGAGGCGTAGGCGGACGCGATGGAGATCAGgagttgaggaagaagaagaagaagaagaagaagaagaagaagaagaagaagaagaagaatgcgCGCCGCGCACGCAGCGCGTGCCGTGTTCTTGAGCTAGATAGCGTAATTACTCGTTCTCTTGGCGGCCGCCGGCGGGGGTCAAAGCCCGAGTAAGCCGTTTCTCCTTTGGCCACGGACCACGGGTAGACTGCATGCATTTGCCTCGTTCCATAGTTTAAGACTCTCTCTGACAAAGCATTCTCCTGGGCACGTCACCCGTGCCTTCTTTCTGAATTCTGGTGGTTATAGCATTCTGACGGAGCACGTCACAAGCAAGTCAAATTCAGGTGGCCACAAAAATCTGCATGTTCTGAAACCGAGTAGGATCGCCGCGGAATCAAAGAGCCCAAACTTGGTATTGCTAGCATTTCAAAACAGATCGTAAGCAGGTCGCTATCCGGAAAGGAAAAATCGACGTCAGCTGATGATTTGCTGCAGTCAGTGTACCGCTAGCTTTCCGTGGGTTTTTTGCTTGGTTATGGTTTGGACCGGAAACAGCAGTCTCGTCTGTATCCAACGTTCGATCTACCACGGATAAGCTTTCTATATATACAGGCACATGCTAAACTCTTTTTGTCAACCAGAAAAACTGTCCTAATGGTAAAGGTGCACTCGATCACAGACCACGGGTACGTAGGAATCTTGCGTTCATGCAAAGGGGAAAAAGAGCTCTGACTTTTCAACCACGAGAGTGCCTTGATTCTTCCGAGGATCCGTGCTTTGACTTTTCAAGGATTGAAAGGAGTAAAAACAGTTGTGACCGAGAAAGAGGAAGGGGGCATCCCAGGTTCCCAACTACCAGCTGCATTTCTCCGATTCCCAACCGTGATTGAGAAATTAAGAGGAAGGGGGCATCCATTCTCAACTACCAAGTGATATCTATTGTTTTAATCTTGCCCTCCTTGCTAAGCAGACATGACGGTTTATTGATAATCCCGATTCCCTTTGTGCTACTGTTCTAAGAGCTAAATACTTCTCGGAGCGTGATTTACTTAAGGCCAACCTAAAGAACAAATCCTCGTATACATGGCAGAGCATTATGGCAGGAGTTGAAACTATTAAGCGTAGTCATATTTTACGTGTTGGTACTAGAGAGAAGATAAATAAAGGACGCTGATATCTGCCTGACGTTCGGTATGGGAGAGCCCCGGATAGAACGAATCGTTCGCTACTAGGGAGACATCTACCGAACGAGCTTGTTCGGCGCGAGAAGCCTCCCAACGCGAACATCCCCTGCAGCTCCCATACATGCCCGGTTTGGCCCAGTTTGTATATATTAAATAAAAGAACCCAGTTTAGCCCAGTTTTTACAGTAAACAAAACCCCAAGTTTTGGAAGTGACTAATAAAGCCCAGATTTACCATGCTTTAAAAATTAAAAGATGAATTTGTCATGATAGATAGAGTGACAAACAAGCTACTACAAAAAACCTCCCAATGGTTCAGAACCAAAAATGCCATCATCCTTATAAGAAAAAATTGCCATGGTCAAAAAGGTCTTTTTTGTGTGAAAAAAGGAACTAAACAGAAAAGTTCATGCAATTTGCATCTGTATCATGGTGGCAAGTAAAATATGGATTAAAAATGTATAGTTTTCTGTGCTATATATGTCAATAGACAAAAAAAGTGGATTAAAATTATGTAAAGTAAATGTAAAATAGTCTAAATAAGCAAAAAAAAATCCATGAACGGTGGAAAAGGCAAAAATTGCAAGGGATTTTTTTCCGATAAAGGGCGACTTTATTATCTCAAAATGTAGCATCAAGCGGATACAAAGCATTATGAgtaacacccggcctctgcataactaagatgcacacagccaaatcCAGAAGTCTGACAAAAATTCATGAAATAAAAATCGACAAATCGGCAATAGCAGAGTCCTTTAGACCGACACTATGCCTATGTCGAAGAGGGTG
The sequence above is a segment of the Aegilops tauschii subsp. strangulata cultivar AL8/78 chromosome 6, Aet v6.0, whole genome shotgun sequence genome. Coding sequences within it:
- the LOC109784903 gene encoding protein trichome birefringence-like 19, coding for MKPHKSNPFSRKISVAVATPILLLLALAVVSLYDFNFADSYYQYIRRASSASSSAPSFPATTSASPTIPAATLPSSSSSASPPNSSSSSSASPTNSSPTGACDLTRGQWVPDDEPPYYTNLTCPFIDDLQNCMKFGKPGGLDIMRWRWKPDGCDLPRFDAGRFLEAMRGKSMAFVGDSLARNHVKSLLCILSQVPEPVELVTTTETDVTGRAVRRDFHYGSHGFNVSLFWSPFLVKANLSNAAFGLGLWDVHLDTPDARWAAHIADFDYIVLSGTNWFFRPSVYYEGGRAVGRNGGASGAHNATETPVSGAVRAAFRTALGAIAAREGFRGKAVVRTVTPAHFENGEWNTGGDCVRTRPLRRGERARDAVVAEFRAAQVDALRETEAAWRRNRSGAELRLLDITGAMELRPDGHPSRYGHPPGGSVEGSFVVDCLHWCLPGPIDLWSELLFHMLAAHPRRADIDSRVSVRETEKNGVQGTL